One bacterium genomic window, CCCCGATGCTATCATCACCTTCGGTGCGGCGCCTGATGTCCTGTATCTTGGTTCGCTCATCCAGGGGGACAGCTATCTTGGCGGTCTGGGCACGATGTCGGAATTGCCGATCAGACAGCGTGCGCCACTTACCGTTGCCATCAATCTCTTCACCGGTACCGACATCTCGACTGTGGTACAGAACCCCGATGCAGCCTCTGTTCAGGACGCCCTCAATGGTCTGGTCGCCGATGCATCGGCCAACGGTCACGTTTCCGGCAGTCGGATCTCTTACAATTACAAGGAATCATACAGCGCGATGCAGGCCGCGCTGAGTCTCGATATCTCATACAAGTATATGACCTCAAGCGGGCAGGCCGCGCTCGATTTCTCCATGTCCGAAGAGAAGCATACGGTCACCGCCCTCTTCAAACAGATCATGTTTGAAGCTTATATCGTGCGGCCGCAAACACCCGGTGAATTTTTCAGTAGTGACTTCACCCAGGAGAGGCTGGATGAACAGATCTCTCTGGGTAATATCGGCCCCAACAATGTACCGGTCTATGTGGCGCGCATCCAATATGGCCGCATGCTTTTGTATTCAATGACCGCCGAGGCGTCCAGTTCGTTGCTGCAGGCCGCGGTCAGTGCAAGCTACAACGGCGTGGCATCGGTCGATGCTTCCATCCGTACGCAAGTACAAAGCCTGCTTTCCACTGCGGAAGTGAAGGTCGCAACCATCGGGGGAGATGATAACGCCGTGTTGTCACTGCTCCGCACCGGTGAACTCAAGGATTACTTCACGACCAGTGATTCTCTTACCACCGCTGCGCCTCTCGCTTATGCGTTGTGCAACCTCGCGGACGGCTCACTCGCCCAGGTAAGCGAGATGACTACTTTCTCGATCAAACAATGCGGCGCGATCGGCGCCACCGCCTATACCAATAAGTCCGAATGGTTGGGAGCCATAACCAGTATGGTCGGAGCGGGCCATACTGTCGAATTCCTGACTACCCCCGAGAATATCTCTCTGTCGAACGAATTCGGTGTCCCGCTGACCAATCAAAGTATGGGGCCGATCCTGACCTGGGATTCCTCGGCTACCCATTATCCGTTCACCTTTTATCTGCGGGCATTGGCTGGCGGGCATACCCTTGTGTATGACGACCAGGAGAGCGGACCGGCCTTCTCACCGATGGATCAGGCGCGGAGTATCAGTATTGGTGATGTTGACGATGGCGAGAATGATGACTTTGAAATTGCAATCCCAAGCTGGCTCCCTAATACCGCGGTCTTTGCCATCGGTATCTCAGTCTGCGACAATGCCGCAGAAAGCGGCGAAGGAGGCAAGTGCTTTGGAGTGAATGGGTACTCTCAGGACCCAATGGCGCATTCGGTGCCGGCCTGTACCGGTACCCACGGCTTCGTCGGAATCGTCGCGACCATTCCGCTGACCTCGATCCGATTCAACGAGAGTGATACGGGAGATGATATATTCGTGCGCGATCTCATTTTTGGATACCTAACCTGGGAAGAGTAGACGACATTACGGATTCCATTTACGACGAGACCCAATAAAAAACGCCGAGTCAACTCGGCGTTTGATTTTGGTGATAGCAAGTTCGATTGAACTAAAACGTATCATTATCCCAGGTTGATTCCTTGGGGGGGATTCGTACGATCAGATCAGACTTCACCTTGCATTGGCAGGCTAGCCGTGAATGGTCGGTCAGCCCCTCGGCCTCATCCAGCATATCCGTCTCATCCTCGGACACGGGATTCAACGTGTCAAACCCTTTTTCAATGATGATATGGCAGGTGGAGCAGGCGCAATTCCCGCCACAATTATGATCGATCTGGATATTATTATTCAAGGCCGCGTCAAGGACGGCCGTCCCCTCGGGGACCTCGACCTCGATATCCATCGGCAAAAAACGTACTTTCGGCATTCGACTGACTTCTCCTGAAGGATCCACTACTTCGACCGCGATCGAACTGTTACCGGGAATCGATGTCATCATTCCTCCGATCCACCGGCGCGATACACAACAATGTTGGAATGCTCATTGCCGAACCGGATCGACTTAGCCACGCCACTCAGGCGGGCCGTGATGTACATGTAAACCCAGGGCGGAATAATAGTGGAGGAACAGCCACGCACCAATACTTTTTTCCCCGCAAACTGCGACCAATTGTAATGGGAGGCTTTATCGAGGAAGGCATCCTCTAACAGGATACCTTCGGTCATGAATTCTTTCGGATCAAGAATGTCAAATGCCACGAGAGATCACCAGGCCCGGTCGAGTGACAACATACTTAGCAACTGAAGGAAGACCCGCACCCGCAAGAGCGCTTGGCTTTGGGATTGCTGAACTGGAAACCGCCGCCCATCAGTCCACCTTTGTAATCAAGGGTGGTCCCGGCGAGGTACATCAGCGCCTTCAGATCGACCCGTACTTTGAGACCGTCGAAATCAAACTCGCGGTCGAATTCCTGCGCGTTGTTGTCAAAAGACATCGAATAGGACATCCCGGAACAACCGCCGGAAGCGACTCCGAGGCGCAAAAAGAGCCCTTCTTCGTTTTCCTCGGAAATCAACCGCTTGACTTCCGCAACCGCGTCAGGCGTAACAAAGATAACCTGTTCGGTAGTACTGGATTGGGTCTGGTCAGCCATAATGGGCAACTCTCCAAATATGTGTTAATCGCTAATATTCATCCAAGTTCACTGTCGGACGTAACCAGATAACAAACGACCTTTCAAAAGGTTCACGAGTTGCCCGG contains:
- a CDS encoding 2Fe-2S iron-sulfur cluster binding domain-containing protein, whose translation is MPKVRFLPMDIEVEVPEGTAVLDAALNNNIQIDHNCGGNCACSTCHIIIEKGFDTLNPVSEDETDMLDEAEGLTDHSRLACQCKVKSDLIVRIPPKESTWDNDTF
- a CDS encoding iron-sulfur cluster assembly accessory protein; its protein translation is MADQTQSSTTEQVIFVTPDAVAEVKRLISEENEEGLFLRLGVASGGCSGMSYSMSFDNNAQEFDREFDFDGLKVRVDLKALMYLAGTTLDYKGGLMGGGFQFSNPKAKRSCGCGSSFSC
- a CDS encoding thiol-activated cytolysin family protein; translation: MPSNQSWKSPILMLYMLIFAVSLLASCSSDKTSPTKPVQADVNGYVASLPAWEDFANVQDTATVPVGDLIAEMSNQVLCTTTPYNITQNPDAIITFGAAPDVLYLGSLIQGDSYLGGLGTMSELPIRQRAPLTVAINLFTGTDISTVVQNPDAASVQDALNGLVADASANGHVSGSRISYNYKESYSAMQAALSLDISYKYMTSSGQAALDFSMSEEKHTVTALFKQIMFEAYIVRPQTPGEFFSSDFTQERLDEQISLGNIGPNNVPVYVARIQYGRMLLYSMTAEASSSLLQAAVSASYNGVASVDASIRTQVQSLLSTAEVKVATIGGDDNAVLSLLRTGELKDYFTTSDSLTTAAPLAYALCNLADGSLAQVSEMTTFSIKQCGAIGATAYTNKSEWLGAITSMVGAGHTVEFLTTPENISLSNEFGVPLTNQSMGPILTWDSSATHYPFTFYLRALAGGHTLVYDDQESGPAFSPMDQARSISIGDVDDGENDDFEIAIPSWLPNTAVFAIGISVCDNAAESGEGGKCFGVNGYSQDPMAHSVPACTGTHGFVGIVATIPLTSIRFNESDTGDDIFVRDLIFGYLTWEE
- a CDS encoding DUF2480 family protein, giving the protein MAFDILDPKEFMTEGILLEDAFLDKASHYNWSQFAGKKVLVRGCSSTIIPPWVYMYITARLSGVAKSIRFGNEHSNIVVYRAGGSEE